Proteins from a genomic interval of Corynebacterium deserti GIMN1.010:
- a CDS encoding ribonuclease HI: protein MESIDLEQLAGTQSRTYKSRKITPEMINRPVHVAIALWEVPWESATSGKIDGWVIAVDSAQGRFVRKGQTKNGDVVPRAAAALKGALRGVKSKAWIVTGRRQTALRAELVRQNYLVTGSFVAENRAGVKASTLSRRAEHSAHYKAKKVGEAVERAPRPKKRQKAYWWPHFSSSNGVLPTGLLRVATDASTDGVFRGAMCFVAANGDYLLETADTTASSDELELESITHALEYLKNIGAEAARIETDSKAALEAIDYILNANPRRSKTGQRWRGISSGARSRFKDGWLALDGQCTVELAQVLGHAGDPLNQAADQIAYMGMRAVIFEKKSSGHTLAAGIDRTLHKSIARVEGE, encoded by the coding sequence CGCGCACCTACAAATCGCGCAAAATCACTCCTGAGATGATTAATCGGCCGGTTCATGTTGCCATCGCGCTTTGGGAAGTCCCTTGGGAGTCCGCCACCTCGGGAAAAATTGATGGATGGGTTATAGCCGTCGACTCCGCGCAGGGCAGATTTGTGCGTAAAGGCCAAACCAAAAATGGCGACGTTGTGCCACGCGCAGCTGCAGCTCTCAAAGGTGCGCTGCGCGGGGTTAAAAGCAAAGCATGGATCGTTACAGGTCGTCGCCAAACCGCGTTGCGCGCTGAACTAGTGCGTCAAAACTACCTGGTTACGGGCAGCTTTGTTGCAGAAAACCGTGCTGGTGTGAAAGCCTCAACGCTGTCTCGCCGGGCTGAGCACTCCGCCCACTATAAGGCCAAAAAAGTCGGCGAAGCTGTCGAGCGCGCCCCGCGCCCCAAAAAAAGACAAAAGGCCTACTGGTGGCCCCACTTTTCCTCAAGTAACGGTGTGCTTCCTACCGGACTTTTACGCGTGGCGACGGATGCTTCCACCGATGGGGTCTTTCGAGGAGCAATGTGTTTTGTGGCGGCCAATGGTGATTATCTCTTGGAAACCGCCGATACCACTGCTTCCTCCGATGAACTGGAATTAGAGAGCATCACTCACGCGCTGGAGTATCTGAAGAATATTGGCGCCGAGGCAGCTCGCATTGAAACCGATAGTAAGGCAGCTCTTGAGGCGATTGATTACATCCTTAATGCCAATCCGCGGCGCAGTAAAACCGGCCAGCGCTGGCGTGGAATTTCTTCCGGTGCCCGTTCTCGTTTTAAAGATGGCTGGTTAGCGCTGGACGGTCAGTGCACAGTGGAACTTGCCCAAGTGTTGGGGCACGCAGGCGATCCACTTAATCAAGCAGCTGATCAAATTGCTTATATGGGTATGCGTGCCGTCATTTTTGAAAAGAAAAGCTCCGGCCACACCCTCGCTGCGGGGATCGATCGTACGCTGCACAAGAGCATTGCCCGTGTAGAGGGGGAGTAG